The following proteins are encoded in a genomic region of Magallana gigas chromosome 1, xbMagGiga1.1, whole genome shotgun sequence:
- the LOC105342926 gene encoding uncharacterized protein isoform X2: MTQTAHIMDTASSQYTTASSQYTTASSSYKVHQCSKCPGDTAYYCVSCPCDLCPQCKENHVKDLQTIDHDVVSHIDKINYIPTQEICVRHPSHVYTKYCEPCQVPACNNCQTHRKHTQIDVTTAYKTKRQQHRGTIHTIRSEALFYRAVLLTGIKADVKTCHTEFSPLQSEMLTKAQRLKDLIDYVVYDLLNNVLCYFDFKHRCKKQKIKMIRHIVRLRRYEHRYVQPAFTFSALQFLSFTKTALRKNIKTALPQIHLTLHTSQLSMTESLNKEDVMESLSAIQITERGNRRVGNQCLLKLTSGAELHQSLTVPGVGRCYHISCVTSDRVWVSDWNNLMLTDTTGVPLHRVEDSLSDLYGFHTVNSESELIYIDRNYNINKLSKDMKTTTTFIETTDYTWIPLCVYWSPSTGDLLVGMYNIDTETGKVTRYNQSGQLTQTIQNNNTGQGLYRQPNYITENNNGDVVVSDIYIDYGPDAVVVTERGGRHRFSYTGHPSGSGLRPRGICTDALSHILVCDRYTKTVQMINKDGQFLSHLLTKSQEMGGPLSLSYDVNTHRLWVGSWDNKVCVYRYITRQDALTDEHTPRPDGEAMSSSTPAV, translated from the exons ATGACCCAGACCGCCCACATCATGGACACAGCAAGCTCCCAATACACCACAGCAAGCTCCCAATACACCACAGCAAGCTCCTCGTACAAAGTACATCAATGTTCTAAGTGTCCGGGGGACACAGCGTACTattgtgtatcgtgtccatgtgatctgtgtccccagtgtaaagagaaccatgtaaaagatctccaaacaatagaccatgatgttgtgtcacacattgataaaatcaactacatcccaacacaagagatctgtgtgagacatccTAGCCATGTTTATACAAAGTACTGTGAACCTTGTCAAGTTCCTGCCTGTAATAATTGCCAAACACATAGAAAACACACTCAGATAGATGTTACAACAGCCTATAAAACAAagcgacaacaacacagaggaaccattcacaccatcagaagtgaggctctcttttacagaGCTGTTCTCCTGACAGGAATCAAAGCTGATGTCAAAACCTGTCACACAGAATTCTCCCCCCttcaatcagagatgttaacaaaggcccagAGACTGAAGGATCTCATTGACTATGTGGTATATGATCTATTGAACAATGTGTTATgttactttgatttcaaacacagatgtaaaaaacaaaagataaaaatgatcaGACATATTGTCAGACTAAGGAGATATGAACACAGATATGTACAGCCAGCATTCACATTCAGTGCGCTACAATTCCTCTCATTCACAAAGACAGCCCTCCGTAAAAACATAAAGACAGCCCTCCCCCAGATACATCttacactccacaccagccagctctccatgactgagtcactcaacaaggaggatgtgatggagtcactgagtgcaatccaaatcacagagagaggaaaccgacgcgtaggaaaccagtgtctgctgaaactgacgtctggtgctgagctccatcaatctctcacagtGCCAGGTGTTGGTCgttgttatcacatttcctgtgtgacatcagaccgggtctgggtcagtgattggaacaatctcatgttgacagacacaacaggtgtccctctacatcgtgtggaggattcatTGAGTGATTTATATGGATtccacacagtgaacagtgagagtgaactgatttatatagataggaattataacatcaacaaactgtcaaaggatatgaaaacaaccaccacatttatagagacaACAGACTATACATGGATACCActgtgtgtgtactggtccccgtccactggggatctactggtcgggatgtataACATTGATACAgagacaggcaaggtaacccggtacaaccagagtggacaactcacacaaaccatacagaaCAACAACACAGGACAGGGACTGTATAGACAACctaactatataacagagaacaacaatggggatgtcgtggtgtctgacatATATATAGACTATGGGCCTgatgctgtagtggtgacagagcgtggaggaagacatcgtttctcctacacaggacatccatcaggatcaggactacggccacgtggaatctgtactgacgcgctgtcacacatcctggtgtgtgatagATATACCAAAACAGTACAGATGATAAataaggacggtcagttcctgtcacatctactgacaaaATCACAAGAGATGGGTGGACCATtgagcctgagttatgatgtcaacactcaccgtctctgggtcggatcatgggacaacaaggtgtgtgtctacaggtatatcaccagacaggacgctctgacag atgaacacacACCCCGTCCTGATGGGGAGGCCATGTCCAGCTCAACACCAGCCGTATAA
- the LOC105342926 gene encoding uncharacterized protein isoform X1: MTQTAHIMDTASSQYTTASSQYTTASSSYKVHQCSKCPGDTAYYCVSCPCDLCPQCKENHVKDLQTIDHDVVSHIDKINYIPTQEICVRHPSHVYTKYCEPCQVPACNNCQTHRKHTQIDVTTAYKTKRQQHRGTIHTIRSEALFYRAVLLTGIKADVKTCHTEFSPLQSEMLTKAQRLKDLIDYVVYDLLNNVLCYFDFKHRCKKQKIKMIRHIVRLRRYEHRYVQPAFTFSALQFLSFTKTALRKNIKTALPQIHLTLHTSQLSMTESLNKEDVMESLSAIQITERGNRRVGNQCLLKLTSGAELHQSLTVPGVGRCYHISCVTSDRVWVSDWNNLMLTDTTGVPLHRVEDSLSDLYGFHTVNSESELIYIDRNYNINKLSKDMKTTTTFIETTDYTWIPLCVYWSPSTGDLLVGMYNIDTETGKVTRYNQSGQLTQTIQNNNTGQGLYRQPNYITENNNGDVVVSDIYIDYGPDAVVVTERGGRHRFSYTGHPSGSGLRPRGICTDALSHILVCDRYTKTVQMINKDGQFLSHLLTKSQEMGGPLSLSYDVNTHRLWVGSWDNKVCVYRYITRQDALTDEHRPRPDGDTQYTTHPHNNSSTKRK, from the exons ATGACCCAGACCGCCCACATCATGGACACAGCAAGCTCCCAATACACCACAGCAAGCTCCCAATACACCACAGCAAGCTCCTCGTACAAAGTACATCAATGTTCTAAGTGTCCGGGGGACACAGCGTACTattgtgtatcgtgtccatgtgatctgtgtccccagtgtaaagagaaccatgtaaaagatctccaaacaatagaccatgatgttgtgtcacacattgataaaatcaactacatcccaacacaagagatctgtgtgagacatccTAGCCATGTTTATACAAAGTACTGTGAACCTTGTCAAGTTCCTGCCTGTAATAATTGCCAAACACATAGAAAACACACTCAGATAGATGTTACAACAGCCTATAAAACAAagcgacaacaacacagaggaaccattcacaccatcagaagtgaggctctcttttacagaGCTGTTCTCCTGACAGGAATCAAAGCTGATGTCAAAACCTGTCACACAGAATTCTCCCCCCttcaatcagagatgttaacaaaggcccagAGACTGAAGGATCTCATTGACTATGTGGTATATGATCTATTGAACAATGTGTTATgttactttgatttcaaacacagatgtaaaaaacaaaagataaaaatgatcaGACATATTGTCAGACTAAGGAGATATGAACACAGATATGTACAGCCAGCATTCACATTCAGTGCGCTACAATTCCTCTCATTCACAAAGACAGCCCTCCGTAAAAACATAAAGACAGCCCTCCCCCAGATACATCttacactccacaccagccagctctccatgactgagtcactcaacaaggaggatgtgatggagtcactgagtgcaatccaaatcacagagagaggaaaccgacgcgtaggaaaccagtgtctgctgaaactgacgtctggtgctgagctccatcaatctctcacagtGCCAGGTGTTGGTCgttgttatcacatttcctgtgtgacatcagaccgggtctgggtcagtgattggaacaatctcatgttgacagacacaacaggtgtccctctacatcgtgtggaggattcatTGAGTGATTTATATGGATtccacacagtgaacagtgagagtgaactgatttatatagataggaattataacatcaacaaactgtcaaaggatatgaaaacaaccaccacatttatagagacaACAGACTATACATGGATACCActgtgtgtgtactggtccccgtccactggggatctactggtcgggatgtataACATTGATACAgagacaggcaaggtaacccggtacaaccagagtggacaactcacacaaaccatacagaaCAACAACACAGGACAGGGACTGTATAGACAACctaactatataacagagaacaacaatggggatgtcgtggtgtctgacatATATATAGACTATGGGCCTgatgctgtagtggtgacagagcgtggaggaagacatcgtttctcctacacaggacatccatcaggatcaggactacggccacgtggaatctgtactgacgcgctgtcacacatcctggtgtgtgatagATATACCAAAACAGTACAGATGATAAataaggacggtcagttcctgtcacatctactgacaaaATCACAAGAGATGGGTGGACCATtgagcctgagttatgatgtcaacactcaccgtctctgggtcggatcatgggacaacaaggtgtgtgtctacaggtatatcaccagacaggacgctctgacag atgaacacagacCCCGTCCTGATGGAGACACCCAATACACGACACATCCTCACAACAACTCATCAACTAAACGAAA atga